Proteins encoded together in one Microcebus murinus isolate Inina chromosome 16, M.murinus_Inina_mat1.0, whole genome shotgun sequence window:
- the TLDC2 gene encoding TLD domain-containing protein 2 has product MKGLRWRYTRLPSQVEDALSGEEGEQEEEEEEEAAPAPAPAAEDPPEPQLTAASQVLGASEIRQLSFHLPPRVSGCLWSLVFCTSRDGFSLRSLYRQMEGRGGPALLVLRDQDGQTFGAFSSSAIRLSKGFYGTGETFLFSFSPQLKVFKWTGSNSFFVKGDLDSLMMGSGSGQFGLWLDGDLYHGGSYPCATFNNEVLARQEQFCIKDLEAWVLS; this is encoded by the exons ATGAAGGGCCTCCGCTGGCGTTACACGCGGCTG CCCAGCCAGGTGGAGGATGCTCTgtctggggaggagggtgagcaagaggaggaggaagaggaggaagccgccccagccccagctcctgctGCTGAAGACCCGCCGGAGCCCCAGCTGACAGCAGCCAGCCAGGTTCTGGGCGCCTCCGAGATCAGGCAG cTCAGCTTCCACCTCCCCCCAAGAGTCAGTGGCTGTCTCTGGAGTCTGGTCTTCTGCACGTCAAGGGATGGCTTCAGCCTGCGGAGCCTGTACCGGCAGATGGAGGGCCGTGGTGGGCCAGCGCTGCTGGTGCTGCGGGACCAGGACGGGCAG ACCTTCGGCGCCTTCTCCTCCTCAGCTATCCGACTCAGCAAAGGCTTCTACGGTACCGGCGAGAcattcctcttctccttctcgCCACAGCTGAAG GTCTTTAAGTGGACGGGAAGCAACTCTTTCTTTGTGAAAGGAGACTTGGACTCACTGATGATGGGCAGTGGCAG TGGCCAGTTTGGGCTGTGGTTGGACGGAGACTTGTATCACGGAGGAAGCTACCCTTGTGCAACCTTCAACAATGAGGTGCTGGCCCGGCAGGAGCAGTTCTGCATCAAGGACCTGGAGGCCTGGGTTCTGAGCTGA